The Pelmatolapia mariae isolate MD_Pm_ZW linkage group LG10_11, Pm_UMD_F_2, whole genome shotgun sequence genome includes a region encoding these proteins:
- the zc3h12b gene encoding probable ribonuclease ZC3H12B, translating into MTAWSMVEKLKMEKRPCREENIDSSEAQHATDESEDGSSSDSESEEQQHRRVQVNSSSCKRREPLAVTKPHRQLCRSPCLDRPSFSQSSTVQDFREDETNAVPGAKPASEREYQTKMEFALKLGYSGEQVETVLNKLGSAALINDVLAELVRLGNKAEPENQSCSSSTATSISRSPCVKETVSPEVSVEEESVDSFDNLRPIVIDGSNVAMSHGNKEVFSCRGIQLAVEWLLEKGHKDITVFVPAWRKEQSRPDALIADQEILRKLEKEKILVFTPSRRVQGRRVVCYDDRFIVKLAYDSDGIIVSNDNYRDLQNEKPEWKKFIEERLLMYSFVNDKFMPPDDPLGRHGPSLENFLRKRPVVPEHKKQPCPYGKKCTYGHKCKYYHPERVNQPQRSVADELRAFAKLSAVKTMSEGALAKCGTGPATVKGDSNSEAKRVAPKRQSDPSIRSVACEPPEALSAIRKSETNSVPSLVSALSVPTMQPAKSHAAGALNTRSASSPVPGSLQFSHSSLEHMSSVQYPPILVTNSHGASVTYSEQFPKYDSVSDHGYYSLHSDFSNMSMSSMHNVDSFCSMEHEHVYQRNPSHCPESCLSHSNSDSFSSYGDLYPSSVDSSLEESMKGQQQSPAQTRMQAFSHGFRHETLTRVQSYGPEEPKQGPRKQAGSHLAPHIQHAAVGARSSCPGDYPLTQNVLPPLSSQPTRSLGMTRMDSISDSRLYDSNPMRQRRPPLCREQHASWDPLPCGNESYEYHSYPLSNSLMPCCERVMVRSMPDKMEQIWNSPWEAPSGAEHQERYAIPDHQYQTYRNLCNIFPAYIVHAVMEKNPHLTDPQQLAAVIVTKLRSCH; encoded by the exons ATGACAGCATGGTCCATGGTGGAGAAGCTCAAAATGGAAAAACGCCCGTGCAGGGAGGAGAACATTGACTCAAGCGAGGCGCAGCATGCCACTGACGAGTCTGAGGATGGAAGCAGCTCAGATAGCGAATCGGAAGAGCAGCAACATCGGAGGGTTCAGGTGAACAGCAGTAGCTGTAAGAGAAGGGAGCCACTGGCTGTAACAAAACCCCACCGACAGCTCTGTCGCTCCCCATGCCTTGATCGGCCCAGTTTTTCCCAGAGTAGCACTGTGCAAGACTTTCGTGAGGATGAGACCAACGCAGTACCAGGGGCTAAGCCCGCCAGTGAGCGAGAGTACCAAACTAAGATGGAATTTGCTTTGAAGTTGGGCTATTCAGGAGAGCAGGTTGAAACTGTGCTCAACAAGTTAGGGTCTGCTGCGCTTATTAACGATGTTCTTGCCGAGTTAGTACGGCTCGGAAACAAAGCAGAGCCTGAAAACCAGTCTTGCAGCAGCAGTACAGCCACGTCAATATCACGCTCCCCCTGTGTTAAAGAGACTGTTAGTCCCGAAGTGTCAGTGGAAGAGGAATCTGTGGATAGTTTTGATAACCTCAGGCCTATCGTCATCGATGGCTCAAATGTGGCAATGAG CCACGGAAACAAAGAGGTGTTCTCTTGTCGTGGCATCCAGCTTGCTGTTGAATGGCTTCTGGAGAAAGGACACAAAGACATCACTGTGTTTGTTCCAGCCTGGAGAAAGGAGCAGTCAAGACCCGATGCCCTCATCGCAG ATCAAGAAATCTTACGCAAGCTGGAGAAAGAGAAGATCTTGGTTTTCACCCCGTCTCGGAGAGTTCAAGGCAGGAGAGTGGTGTGCTATGATGATCGCTTCATAGTGAAGCTGGCTTATGATTCTGATGGAATTATTGTGTCAAATGACAACTACAGAGACTTGCAAAATGAGAAGCCAGAATGGAAGAAATTTATAGAAGAGCGACTCCTAATGTACTCATTTGTCAATGACAA gTTTATGCCACCTGATGATCCATTGGGAAGACATGGACCAAGCTTAGAAAATTTCCTGCGCAAACGCCCCGTTGTTCCAGAGCACAAAAAACAACCTTGCCCCTATG GGAAAAAATGCACATATGGACACAAGTGCAAGTACTATCACCCAGAGCGTGTCAACCAGCCACAGCGCTCCGTGGCTGATGAACTACGGGCTTTTGCCAAATTGTCTGCAGTGAAAACAATGAGTGAAGGGGCTTTAGCTAAATGTGGGACTGGTCCAGCAACAGTAAAGGGGGACAGCAACTCTGAGGCCAAACGCGTGGCACCCAAACGTCAGTCTGACCCCAGCATTCGTTCAGTGGCCTGCGAACCTCCAGAGGCACTGTCCGCCATTAGGAAGTCTGAGACAAATTCAGTGCCTTCCCTCGTGTCTGCTCTCAGTGTGCCCACAATGCAGCCAGCCAAGAGCCACGCAGCTGGTGCCTTGAACACACGATCAGCCAGCAGCCCAGTGCCAGGTTCTTTGCAGTTTTCTCACAGTTCTCTGGAGCACATGTCTAGTGTACAGTACCCTCCTATTTTAGTTACTAATAGTCATGGCGCCTCTGTAACATATAGTGAACAGTTCCCAAAGTATGACTCAGTTAGTGACCATGGCTATTATTCACTGCACAGTGATTTTTCAAATATGAGCATGAGCAGCATGCATAATGTTGACAGTTTCTGTAGCATGGAGCACGAGCATGTGTATCAGAGAAACCCCAGCCACTGCCCTGAATCCTGCCTCAGCCATTCAAACAGTGACTCGTTCTCGTCTTATGGGGACCTGTACCCAAGCTCTGTGGACAGTAGCTTAGAGGAGAGTATGAAGGGGCAGCAGCAGTCTCCCGCACAGACTAGGATGCAAGCGTTCTCCCACGGGTTTCGTCATGAAACGCTGACTAGGGTACAGAGTTACGGACCAGAGGAGCCCAAGCAAGGCCCACGTAAGCAGGCTGGGTCTCATCTAgcaccacatatccagcatgctGCAGTGGGAGCCAGGTCCAGCTGTCCTGGAGATTATCCCCTAACTCAGAATGTTCTCCCACCTTTGTCCTCACAACCCACACGCTCGCTAGGTATGACTCGTATGGACAGCATATCGGATTCGAGGCTATATGATAGCAACCCAATGAGACAGAGGCGACCTCCACTGTGCCGTGAGCAGCATGCAAGCTGGGACCCTCTCCCTTGTGGTAATGAGTCCTATGAATATCATTCATATCCACTGAGTAACAGCTTGATGCCATGTTGTGAGCGGGTGATGGTCCGCAGCATGCCAGACAAAATGGAACAAATCTGGAACTCGCCATGGGAGGCCCCATCTGGAGCTGAACACCAAGAGCGGTATGCTATCCCAGACCACCAGTATCAAACATACAGGAACCTTTGTAACATCTTTCCTGCTTACATAGTCCACGCTGTAATGGAGAAGAACCCTCATTTGACAGACCCGCAGCAACTTGCCGCTGTCATTGTTACAAAACTGAGGTCATGCCACTGA